The Paenibacillus sp. BIC5C1 DNA segment CAGCTTCAATCGATCTAGTATCTCCTGTTCTTTCTTCAACGCTTCCTGTCGTCCCTGCTCGAATTTCCGTTTGCTTTCATTAGGCTTAAAGTTTTTGATGTTACCTAGAATCAGCGGCACAAGGGTAATGGGTTTTTCAATCCAACGGGTTCTGGTCAGATCAATTTCTCCGGCACATCGCATTCCGTATTTGTCCAGATAATCCTGGATAGCGTCCCTTGTGTCCTGTCCTCCCTCAACCTTAAGCAGTTCATCCATAAAGTCATCCTCTTTCACATGCTGTAAATAAGCAATGACTTCAGGATAGGGACGAATTACATCTGCAACATCCAGTAAAGCCAGACCCATTTCCGAAGTGATATTGTTATGAACAGATTGAGACAGTGTATCTGCGGCATTTTTCTCACCCAACCACTTTTCCATGTTTTCATTAATCCATGCAGAAGCATTCATGGCAGTCATAAATACATTTGAACTTCGTGGGTCAGATAGAAATCTCTTCAATTCTTGGAGATCTTCAAGGATAAAATTAAACAAATCCAACCCAGACTTGTTTTGGATGTTACGTTTTAACGCTTCTACTGAGGCTTGATTGCTCGTAATCAAATCAGAGACGATAGTCGATTCATTTTCAATATGTGCTTGAAACCCCTCGGACACGCTCTGTTTATGGTTATTACGTGGTATTGGTGCTGGCTGATCAATAGGTAACGATTTTATGAAATTCTCGCGCTCGATTACAGTTGTAAGTGCGTCCTTAAGGAGCGGATCGGATTGTCCCATGGTATTTATGAAGTTTTCTCTCATGACAGGCGAAGCCAGCCTAGGCGTAATATCAACAAACAATCTTCCACCAGCTATACGCATGGGTGCCGGAGTCGTTAATAGGAAGAAAGATAAGCCCAGTGGTTTCATGGGATCAGTCATCATTTGTTGATGACCCACAGAAAGGTACACATGATTTTCCTGGTCGCTCGCTTCAGGAATCGGGTATAACGTAGTGATTGGCCGACTTTGGACTATATAAAACGTATCATCCGCCAAACACCATTCAATATCTTGCGGGAAACCAAAATGAGCCTCAATCTGTCTTCCTATGCGTGCCAGTTCTAAAATCTGTTGATCGGTAAGTGTTTGCGTCTTTTGCAGCACGGGATCGATCTGATGTGTAGACGTTCCACCCTCTTTCCTTCCATACATAGCCAACGTTTTGACGGCTATCCTCTTGTCGACAATTTCACCTTCTCGTACTTTATAACAATCGGCAGATACCAAGCCGGACACCAACGCCTCACCAAGTCCAAAGCTGGCATCTATGGATAGCAGTTTTCGGTTGGATGTAATCGGATCAGCCGTAAATAAAATCCCTGAGGCCGCTGGGAATATCATCTTTTGAATGACAACGGACAAATAAACCTGACCATGATCAAATCCATTTTGCATACGGTAGATTACTGCGCGATCCGTAAACAGGGAAGCCCAACATTTGCTGATATGGTGCATAATTGATTCTTTCCCAATGATATTTAAATAGGTGTCTTGTTGACCCGCAAAAGAGGCATGTGGTAAATCTTCAGCGGTCGCACTAGAACGTACCGCATACGCATGACCCTCTCCAAATGTGGAGAGATAAAGAGCAACTTCTTTTTCAACATCGACAGGAATGTCTACGCCCATAATAAGTTCCCTGATCTTCCTGCTGATATTACCAATTTGCTCTCGTTCTCCTATTTTCAACAAGGTTAGTTGATTCAGTAACGCATGATATGCTTCATTTTGTTCGATGGCCTTTTGATACCCAACAGTTGTAACACAAAATCCATCGGGGACCTCTACTCCTTCAACCTTTGATAACTTCGCTAGATTTAATCCTTTTCCACCAACGAGCGCAAGTTGCAATTTTTCCGTTTCCTGAAATCCGATAACCAAAGAATTCATTCCGTATCTCCCCTAACCAATAAATTGAGAAAAAAACATTTGACAAAGAGTTTACCGCCATGATAAGATTTAAATATAAGATAAGATATTTATGTCTGCGATATCAAAAGAAATGTAATCTGATTATAACATTGTGTTTATTTATATACAATATCGAAGAACTTGGGATAATTGCCCAGGTTCTTTTTTGATTCAAATATTATTAATAGCCTATCAAAACATGGCTCTCCTCAACCAGATTACTTTCGTGCAGCATGGTTATGTATCACAGATGTAGAAGACACCAAAAAAAAGCAACCTGCCCTCATATGAGGGCAGGCTGCTTTTTTCGGTAATGGCACTTTAAAGACAGTAAACAATTCAACAGGGTAACAAGATCTCAATTTTCGTACCTTGCCGGATTTTGGATTGTACATGAATTTCTCCGCCGTGTGCTTCCACGATCGTTTTGGCAATGCTCATCCCAAGTCCAGAGCCAGCCGTCGATTCCTCTGTATTTGTTCCCCGATAATAACGATTGAACAAATGCTGCAGCGTTTCCTCGTCCATCCCTTTGCCATTATCGAATACGCGGATACATGCCTTATTGTTCATTCTGCCGATGGAAACGGTCACGTTCACGCCTGGGGGGTTATGCTTCACGGCGTTGGACAGCAAGTTATCCATTAACCGCAGCAACCAGGTTTCATCAGCCTGTACCCACAAGGGACGCTCCTCTCCAACGTAGTGAAACTGGTATTCAGATAGCGTAGCGTCATTGACATACTTCAGCACGGAGCAACGCACCAGCTCAACCAAATCGATTTTCCTAAGCTCCATAATCGAATCACCTTGCTTGAGCTGATGGATCATGGAAAAGTCAGAGATCAACTCAAGCATGTAATCCCCCTTTTCCCGGATCGTCGCCCCCATGGTACGCATCTCTTCTTGGCTCCATTGTTCCGGTAAACTCTCAAGCATATATCCATAACCTTGAATGGTGGACAGAGGGGTTCGCAGATCATGTGAAATTCCTGACATCCACTCTCTTTGATCTTTCTCCAGCCGCTCGCGCTCCTTCTCGGTTTGGGCCAATTGATCAGCCATTTGATAGAAGGATTCAATGACTTCCTTATAGAGCCTGTAGCGGTTTCGCATCGTGCCATTGGAGCGGAATATCTTGCGTTTGTCCTTGGCGGTAAGTACCTGATCATACTGCCCACGCCCCATACGTTCGAACCAGCCTGCGAACAAAATTAGTGGCTGACCGTAACGGTAGCCATGCCAGACCGATAAGGGTACTGCCAAGAGAAGAGCTAGACCTGCAAACCACATGAGTCCGCGTGTTGCCGTATCCATCGCCGGATGTTTCAAAGGACCACCCGCTGGATTGCGCGTATAAAGAATCCAGGTCATTCCACTACGCTGGTCCCGATGGGCTACAATATTCGTATCATAGTTGCTGGGCGATTGCTGGATTGCCAGAATGTCCAGTGGACGGTAGCCCTTCTGCAAATAAGTTTCATCACCGATGGCTTGTTCTGCATGACCAGAGGAATTGATTACCTGGAGATAACTGCCGGTTTCACGCAGTCGCTGATCCAGAAAGGGAAGCTTTTCGCTAGACACCCTCCCTTGTTGCCCATATTCGTGGAACCAGGCCATGAGCTGATCAAGATCAGAACTTTGGTAGCCAAGGACATACAGAACCGGCACATTAAAGGCAAAGTTCAGATGAGTTTGAACAGCATATGTCCCAAGTGTCCGTGTCTCCTGAATATCGAGCAGTTGGGCGATAGAGTACGATGGCGACAGCCCATCATACGAATTTGTATTTACTTCGTAGATGACGTCCCCTTCGGCATTTACAACCTGCATCCACATTCCTTTTTCCTCAATGAGCTTATCCCACTTGGGGGAGATCTGAATGGTCCCGTCCTTTGAAGAAGCTTCTTGAGCAATCAGTTGTAAGGCACCTACTGGAAAGTTCCGGCGCAACTCACTATTGGTCGTGTTTTGAAAGTATATAATGCAAGCAATGAGAGTAATGGCCAGAATGATCAGGGCATAAAAGATCAATTGATACGTGAAGTGGAATGTCATGCGCTGTTGTATCTTCATTGCTCCTGAAGCTCCTTCGACAGCTTGTAGCCGAGCCCGCGTACAGTGAGCAGCAATCTTGGATTTCCTGGATCGCTCTCGATCTTCTCTCGTATGCGCCGAATATGTACCATTACCGTGGAGTCATCTCCCTGTCCGTTGATCCCCCACACCTGATCGTAGAGCTGTGTTTTGGAAAATACGACCCCTGGAAACTTGCAGAAATGCAGCAGTAGATGGAAAACCTGTGCAGGACAAGGGACAGGCTGTCCCTCCACGATTAACTCACCTTCCGCCTCATTCACGGTGAAGCGGCCGAATCGGTAAACCCCTGGTTCAGGACGCTTCACCTGACTCACAGTTGGAGTTTCAGGCTCCAAACGGCGTATGCGCGCCTGAATTCTTGCAGCTACCTCCAAAGGATTGAAGGGCTTGGTAATATAATCGTCCCCGCCCATGGCGAATCCCCTCAGCACATCGAGATCGGATGCCTTAGCCGTCAGAAATAAAATATGCGGATTTCCGTATTCACGAAGCTTGGAGCAGAGCTCCAGACCACTCCCGTCCGGGAGCGTGATGTCGAGCAGGACGATATCCGGGGAAACCCGCTTCACCAGATCGAGAGCTTCCGCACAGGTGGAGGCATCGTACAGCTGATGAAACCCTGCCCTGCGAAGCACCATTTGCAGCATGGTGACTATCGAGGGTTCGTCGTCGACAATTGCGATTTTAATATCCGTTTGATTAGTCATCGTTTTCACCCATTTCATAGTAGCATACTCACATTAACAGAACCTAAACGGCTTGGGCAAACTTAAACGATTGTTCAGCAACTCGTTTAGGCTCTGTTTCAATAACGCTGTTAGCATAGGAAATGAGATTCTGATTCGCAACAAATCTACTTTATTTTAGGAGGAAAACATTTGCTAATTACAACAACACCAATAATTGAAGGTTCCCCAGTCAGACAGTATATCGGCGTTGCAACAGGTGAAGTCATCATCGCTGCCAATGTCGGTAGAGACTTTCTCGCTTCATTTAGAGATCTTGTAGGCGGCCGTTCTCGTACCTATGAGAACAAGCTAAGGGAAGCAAGAGACGCTGCCTTTGAAGAAATAACCGAGCAAGCCGCACAGATGGGAGCCAATGCCGTAATCGGTGTGGATCTGAATTACGAGGTTGTCCGTCAAGGTATGCTCATGGTTGCTGTAAGCGGAACGGCAGTTATTATTTAGGCATTCAAACTAACCAAAATATAAGTCTATTAATTTTTGGTCATCTATTTCATCCGATAAATCAATAAAGTATTGTTGTTGCCACTTTTGTGTTTGCACAGCTGATTTATTTAACTCTTTTTCCCAAGAAGGGTAAACTCTAATAGCCATCTTCCCTTTAGTGTCATTGTTTTTCAAAATTCCTTTTTCGAGTAATTTAGATTTTGGAAAAACGAACTGTCCCTTCATATTTCCATTTATAATTGAGATTATTAGTTTGTCTGGACTTTCGAAAAAGGAGTACGGTTGATTTTGATTGTTTTCGTCTTTTTCCCAAAATACAACAAAAAAACCTTTTTTCTTTGGAGTTAATTTGGCGAGGCGACTTCGATATTTATAATCTCCAATATAGATAATCATTCCTTCATATTCTCTATTATGTTTTCTTCAATAATGCAGGTAATCTCTATATTTTCAAAGTTAGCAAGTATGCTATCTATTAGCTCTTTAGATTTAAACATGCTATCATCCCCTCAATCATTTTTCACAACGTTAATTATAGCCTCTTAGCTTTGTATGAAACGGAAATTCATTTTTTTGTTACAGCTACTCGCAGTTTGTGATATGGTCAGTGAGGTGCGATCAGACCGTACACATTTACATATCATGCGAGGAGAAGATTGAAAGTGAATGAAATAAAAGCAATGGAGAACCCGAATAAGTTTAGCGATCCTCTATTTGTAACGTTAGTTGCAAGTATTTGCTGCTTGTTATGGGGAAGTGCCTACCCGTTTATTAAGCTTGGATATAGTGCTTTTGACATCCTGGCAGAAGATATTCCATCCAAATTTGTATTTGCGGGTTATCGATTTATTTTGGCAGGATTACTGCTTCTTTTCCTGTTTCGTGTCATTAGTAAACGGAAATTTGAACTGTCTGGACGGCAATTTTCAAGCTTAATATTGCTTGGCTTGTTCCAAACAGGTCTGCAGTATCTGTTTTTTTATGTGGGTGTAGCCAATACGACAGGAGTCAAAGGTTCGATTATGAATGCGACAACGACCTTTTTCAGTGTTGTTCTAGCTCACTTTTTATATAAAAATGATAAACTGAGCAAAAATAAAATAGCCGGCTGTCTGCTTGGATTTATTGGCGTAATCATTGTTAATTTCCACTCCAACCTGCTGGAATTCTCCTTCTCTCTCACAGGTGAAGGTTTCGTTATTATTGCGGCTCTTATTTTTTCTATTACGGCCATCTATGCAAAGCACTTAACTGGCTCCATCGACGTCCTCGTTATTACCGGAGTTAGCCTGTTTGTCGGCGGACTGGGACTCACCATACTGGGATTACTGCTTGGCGGCCGGGTTACCCATTTTACACTTGAATCAACGGGTATCTTGATTTACTTAGTTTTACTTTCATCAGCTGCATTTTGCTTGTGGAATCTACTTCTGAAATACAACAAAGTGGGGAAAGTATCAGTGTATAACTTCCTTATCCCTGTCTTTGGTGCATTGCTATCGGCGTTGTTTTTGGGAGAAACGATTTTGGAATTCAAGAACCTAGTCGCATTGCTCTTTGTATCCATCGGTATTTATATGGTCAATAGAGTCACCTCATCAAAATAATATTTTTCTTTCCAAACGAATGGGGACCACCCACCTAAGACTTGGTACAAGAACGAAATCTTTAAATACAAAAAGGTCGCTAATTAGCGACCTTTTCTTGTATTTAAAGCCTCACCTTTTCGCATTACAAACAGGAATAAACAACATTACGCAA contains these protein-coding regions:
- the ppsA gene encoding phosphoenolpyruvate synthase produces the protein MNSLVIGFQETEKLQLALVGGKGLNLAKLSKVEGVEVPDGFCVTTVGYQKAIEQNEAYHALLNQLTLLKIGEREQIGNISRKIRELIMGVDIPVDVEKEVALYLSTFGEGHAYAVRSSATAEDLPHASFAGQQDTYLNIIGKESIMHHISKCWASLFTDRAVIYRMQNGFDHGQVYLSVVIQKMIFPAASGILFTADPITSNRKLLSIDASFGLGEALVSGLVSADCYKVREGEIVDKRIAVKTLAMYGRKEGGTSTHQIDPVLQKTQTLTDQQILELARIGRQIEAHFGFPQDIEWCLADDTFYIVQSRPITTLYPIPEASDQENHVYLSVGHQQMMTDPMKPLGLSFFLLTTPAPMRIAGGRLFVDITPRLASPVMRENFINTMGQSDPLLKDALTTVIERENFIKSLPIDQPAPIPRNNHKQSVSEGFQAHIENESTIVSDLITSNQASVEALKRNIQNKSGLDLFNFILEDLQELKRFLSDPRSSNVFMTAMNASAWINENMEKWLGEKNAADTLSQSVHNNITSEMGLALLDVADVIRPYPEVIAYLQHVKEDDFMDELLKVEGGQDTRDAIQDYLDKYGMRCAGEIDLTRTRWIEKPITLVPLILGNIKNFKPNESKRKFEQGRQEALKKEQEILDRLKLLPGGEQKAKETKRMIDLVRNFIGYREYPKYGMINRYFVYKQALLKEAERLAQAGVIAGKEDIYYLTYEELREVVRTNEQDEKIITQRKDDYKIYEKLTPPRVITSDGEIITGQYKRENMPAEAIVGLPVSSGVIEGRARVIFNIEDADLEDGDILVTPYTDPSWTPLFVSIKGLVTEVGGLMTHGAVIAREYGLPAIVGVEKATHRIKDGQRIRVHGTEGYIEIL
- a CDS encoding HAMP domain-containing sensor histidine kinase, coding for MKIQQRMTFHFTYQLIFYALIILAITLIACIIYFQNTTNSELRRNFPVGALQLIAQEASSKDGTIQISPKWDKLIEEKGMWMQVVNAEGDVIYEVNTNSYDGLSPSYSIAQLLDIQETRTLGTYAVQTHLNFAFNVPVLYVLGYQSSDLDQLMAWFHEYGQQGRVSSEKLPFLDQRLRETGSYLQVINSSGHAEQAIGDETYLQKGYRPLDILAIQQSPSNYDTNIVAHRDQRSGMTWILYTRNPAGGPLKHPAMDTATRGLMWFAGLALLLAVPLSVWHGYRYGQPLILFAGWFERMGRGQYDQVLTAKDKRKIFRSNGTMRNRYRLYKEVIESFYQMADQLAQTEKERERLEKDQREWMSGISHDLRTPLSTIQGYGYMLESLPEQWSQEEMRTMGATIREKGDYMLELISDFSMIHQLKQGDSIMELRKIDLVELVRCSVLKYVNDATLSEYQFHYVGEERPLWVQADETWLLRLMDNLLSNAVKHNPPGVNVTVSIGRMNNKACIRVFDNGKGMDEETLQHLFNRYYRGTNTEESTAGSGLGMSIAKTIVEAHGGEIHVQSKIRQGTKIEILLPC
- a CDS encoding response regulator transcription factor; translation: MTNQTDIKIAIVDDEPSIVTMLQMVLRRAGFHQLYDASTCAEALDLVKRVSPDIVLLDITLPDGSGLELCSKLREYGNPHILFLTAKASDLDVLRGFAMGGDDYITKPFNPLEVAARIQARIRRLEPETPTVSQVKRPEPGVYRFGRFTVNEAEGELIVEGQPVPCPAQVFHLLLHFCKFPGVVFSKTQLYDQVWGINGQGDDSTVMVHIRRIREKIESDPGNPRLLLTVRGLGYKLSKELQEQ
- a CDS encoding YbjQ family protein, yielding MLITTTPIIEGSPVRQYIGVATGEVIIAANVGRDFLASFRDLVGGRSRTYENKLREARDAAFEEITEQAAQMGANAVIGVDLNYEVVRQGMLMVAVSGTAVII
- a CDS encoding MepB family protein, whose amino-acid sequence is MIIYIGDYKYRSRLAKLTPKKKGFFVVFWEKDENNQNQPYSFFESPDKLIISIINGNMKGQFVFPKSKLLEKGILKNNDTKGKMAIRVYPSWEKELNKSAVQTQKWQQQYFIDLSDEIDDQKLIDLYFG
- a CDS encoding DMT family transporter, coding for MNEIKAMENPNKFSDPLFVTLVASICCLLWGSAYPFIKLGYSAFDILAEDIPSKFVFAGYRFILAGLLLLFLFRVISKRKFELSGRQFSSLILLGLFQTGLQYLFFYVGVANTTGVKGSIMNATTTFFSVVLAHFLYKNDKLSKNKIAGCLLGFIGVIIVNFHSNLLEFSFSLTGEGFVIIAALIFSITAIYAKHLTGSIDVLVITGVSLFVGGLGLTILGLLLGGRVTHFTLESTGILIYLVLLSSAAFCLWNLLLKYNKVGKVSVYNFLIPVFGALLSALFLGETILEFKNLVALLFVSIGIYMVNRVTSSK